One Chaetodon auriga isolate fChaAug3 chromosome 14, fChaAug3.hap1, whole genome shotgun sequence genomic window carries:
- the pygl gene encoding glycogen phosphorylase, liver form — protein MAKPLTDQEKRKQISIRGIVGVENVAELKKGFNRHLHFTLVKDRNIATPRDYYFALAHTVRDHLVGRWIRTQQFYYEADPKRVYYLSLEFYMGRTLQNTMINLGLQNACDEAIYQLGLDMEELEEMEEDAGLGNGGLGRLAACFLDSMATLGLAAYGYGIRYEYGIFNQKIRDGWQVEEADDWLRHGNPWEKARPEYMLPVHFYGRVEETRDGSKWVDTQVVLAMPYDTPIPGYMNNTVNTMRLWSARAPNDFNLRDFNVGDYIQAVLDRNLAENISRVLYPNDNFFEGKELRLKQEYFVVAATLQDIIRRFKTTKKGTPGRTSFESFPDKVAIQLNDTHPAMAIPELMRIFVDIEKLDWDTAWDLTRRTFAYTNHTVLPEALERWPVELLETLLPRHLQIIYQINQVHLDRIAALYPKDMDKLRKMSLIEEDGCKRVNMAHLCIVGSHAVNGVAEIHSNIIKTQVFRDFSDLEPEKFQNKTNGITPRRWLLLCNPGLAELIAEVIGEDYVKELSQLQKLNDFVDDAAFIRDVSKVKQDNKVKFAQYLEKEYRVKINPSSMFDVHVKRIHEYKRQLLNCLHIITMYNRIRKNPNAPFVPRTVIIGGKAAPGYHMAKMIIKLITAVADVVNNDPVVGNKLKVIFLENYRVSLAEKVIPATDLSEQISTAGTEASGTGNMKFMLNGALTIGTMDGANVEMAEEAGEENLFIFGMRVDDVAEMDKTGYDAMSYYKKLPELKQVMDQITSGFFSPRNPELFKDVTNMLFKYDRFKVFADFEDYVKCQEKVSNLYQNPKEWTKMVIKNIAATGKFSSDRTITEYATEVWGVEPTDLKIPPPNEPREAIEETARALKKN, from the exons ATGGCGAAACCTCTCACCGACCAGGAGAAGCGCAAGCAGATCAGCATCAGGGGAATTGTGGGAGTGGAGAATGTGGCAGAGCTGAAGAAGGGCTTCAACCGTCACCTGCACTTCACTCtggtgaaagacagaaacattgCAACGCCCAGGGATTATTACTTTGCCCTGGCTCACACTGTGAGAGATCACCTGGTGGGGAGATGGATCAGAACACAACAGTTTTACTATGAAGCAGACCCAAAG AGGGTGTATTATCTGTCTCTGGAGTTCTACATGGGCAGGACTCTCCAAAACACGATGATCAACCTGGGGCTGCAGAACGCCTGCGATGAAGCCATCTACCAG CTCGGCCTGGacatggaggagctggaggagatggaggaggatgcAGGTCTGGGGAATGGAGGCCTGGGCAGACTGGCAG CATGTTTCTTGGATTCGATGGCCACCTTGGGTCTGGCAGCGTACGGTTACGGCATCCGATATGAATATGGAATCTTTAACCAGAAGATAAGAGACGGCTGGCAG gtggaggaggcagatgaTTGGCTGAGGCATGGAAACCCGTGGGAGAAAGCACGTCCTGAGTACATGCTGCCGGTTCATTTCTATGGACGAGTGGAGGAAACCAGAGACGGCTCAAAATGGGTCGACACTCAG GTGGTTTTGGCGATGCCTTACGACACACCCATCCCCGGCTACATGAACAACACCGTGAACACCATGAGGCTGTGGTCCGCCCGGGCGCCCAACGACTTTAACCTGAGAGACT TTAATGTTGGAGATTACATCCAGGCTGTTCTGGACAGAAATCTGGCGGAGAACATCTCCCGTGTTCTCTACCCCAATGACAAT TTCTTTGAAGGAAAAGAACTTCGTCTGAAGCAGGAGTACTTTGTTGTGGCGGCCACACTCCAAGACATCATCCGCCGCTTCAAGACCACGAAGAAGGGCACCCCCGGCCGAACCTCCTTCGAGAGCTTCCCAGACAAA GTCGCCATCCAGCTGAATGACACTCATCCGGCCATGGCCATCCCTGAGCTGATGAGAATCTTCGTGGACATTGAGAAACTCGACTGGGACACA GCCTGGGACCTCACTAGGCGCACTTTTGCCTACACCAACCACACAGTCCTCCCCGAGGCTCTGGAGCGCTGGCccgtggagctgctggagaccCTCCTGCCCAGACACCTGCAGATCATCTACCAGATCAACCAGGTCCACCTCGAT AGGATTGCAGCTCTCTATCCAAAAGACATGGACAAGCTGAGGAAAATGTCCCTGATTGAAGAAGATGGATGCAAGAGGGTGAACATGGCGCACCTGTGCATTGTGGGATCTCATGCTGTCAATGGAGTTGCTGAAATACACTCCAACATCATCAAGACTCAAGT ATTCCGGGATTTCAGTGACCTAGAACCAGAGAAGTTTCAGAACAAAACCAACGGCATCACTCCCAGAcgctggctgctgctctgcaaccCTGGACTGGCTGAGCTTATAGCCGAG GTGATTGGGGAGGATTACGTGAAGGAACTCAGTCAACTACAGAAGCTGAACGACTTTGTTGATGACGCTGCCTTCATCCGTGATGTCTCTAAAGTCAAACAG gACAACAAGGTGAAATTTGCCCAGTACCTGGAGAAAGAGTACCGGGTGAAAATAAACCCATCCTCCATGTTTGACGTCCACGTGAAGAGAATCCACGAGTACAAGCGACAGCTGCTCAACTGCCTGCACATCATCACCATGTACAACC GCATCAGAAAGAATCCCAATGCACCTTTTGTACCACGAACAGTGATCATCGGAGGAAAG GCCGCTCCTGGGTATCACATGGCCAAGATGATCATCAAGCTGATCACGGCAGTGGCTGATGTGGTGAATAATGACCCTGTGGTGGGAAACAAGCTGAAGGTCATCTTCCTGGAGAACTACAGGGTCTCTCTAGCGGAGAAAG TGATACCTGCCACAGATCTGTCAGAGCAGATCTCCACTGCTGGCACTGAAGCTTCAGGAACAGGTAACATGAAGTTCATGCTGAACGGAGCTCTGACCATCGGCACCATGGATGGAGCCAACGTGGAGATGGCCGAGGAGGCCGGAGAGGAGAACCTGTTCATCTTCGGCATGAGGGTGGACGACGTGGCTGAAATGGACAAAACTGG ATATGACGCCATGTCGTACTACAAGAAACTCCCAGAGCTGAAACAAGTGATGGACCAGATCACCAGTGGATTTTTCAGCCCCAGAAATCCAGAGCTTTTCAAAGATGTCACTAACATGCTCTTCAAATACGACCg TTTCAAAGTGTTTGCAGACTTTGAAGACTACGTGAAATGTCAAGAGAAAGTCAGCAATCTCTATCAG AATCCAAAGGAGTGGACGAAGATGGTGATCAAGAACATCGCTGCCACGGGAAAGTTCTCCAGCGACAGAACCATCACAGAGTACGCCACCGAGGTGTGGGGCGTCGAGCCCACCGACCTGAAGATCCCGCCTCCAAATGAGCCGAGAGAGGCCATCGAAGAAACGGCCAGAGCTCTGAAGAAAAACTGA
- the LOC143331858 gene encoding lysophosphatidylserine lipase ABHD12-like, with translation MKRALLFLITAYVSVPVVLFMWPWILGHVIYSHWLKYPFLVDLSRPEDLLNHTCNFYLNTEEGISVGVWHTLPASQWEKAAGKSPEWYWETLGDGRPVIIYLHGNTGTRAMNHRVQLVKILSAAGFHVLSFDYRGFGDSAGEPSEAGLTSDTLFLYQWVKKQTRGALICLWGHSLGTGVATNTAVKIQEQGPAVDALILEAPFTRVGDVIARHRLAKMYTYLPGFESLLWDIVEMNNVVFANDKNLKVLTCPLLILHSESDNVVPYHMGLKLYQMSLQTRKQHNTDAPVEMISYSADLGMSHSNIYLDPNLSTVVGKFLQNVRQ, from the exons ATGAAGAGGGCTCTGCTCTTCCTGATCACTGCCTATGTGTCAGTGCCTGTCGTTCTCTTCATGTGGCCCTGGATACTGGGACATGTCATTTATTCTCACTGGT tgaaatatcCATTCCTTGTGGATCTTAGTAGACCTGAAGATCTACTGAACCACACATGCAACTTCTACCTCAACACAGAGGAGGGTATCTCAGTGGGTGTTTG GCATACGCTCCCTGCCAGCCAATGGGAGAAGGCCGCAGGGAAAAGCCCTGAGTGGTACTGGGAGACTCTGGGAGACGGACGACCTGTTATTATCTatctccatggcaacacagGGACCAG GGCCATGAATCACAGAGTGCAACTGGTGAAG ATTTTAAGTGCTGCAGGGTTTCATGTCTTGTCTTTTGACTACAGAG GTTTTGGAGACTCTGCTGGGGAGCCGAGTGAAGCTGGACTGACCAGTGACACCCTCTTCCTGTACCAGTGGGTAAAGAAACAAACCAGAGGGGCTCTTATCTGCCTGTGGGGACACTCACTTGGCACTGG GGTGGCAACCAATACAGCAGTGAAAATACAAGAGCAAG GTCCTGCTGTCGATGCATTAATTCTTGAAGCTCCATTCACAAGAGTTGGAGACGTCATAGCCAGACATCGGCTCGCGAAG ATGTACACGTACCTGCCGGGATTTGAGAGCTTGCTTTGGGACATAGTGGAAATGAACAACGTTGTATTTGCTAACGATAAAAA TTTAAAGGTGCTGACTTGTCCGCTCCTTATTCTGCATTCAGAGAGTGACAATGTTGTCCCATATCACATGGGCCTGAAG CTCTACCAGATGTCGCTCCAGACTAGAAAACAACATAACACAGACGCTCCGGTTGAAATGATCTCCTACAGTGCAGATCTGGGAATGTCCCACAGCAACATCTACTTGGATCCCAATCTGTCAACTGTGGTTGG GAAATTTCTACAAAACGTGAGACAGTAG